The Cytobacillus sp. NJ13 sequence GATTGTAACAATAAATGTACCAGTCATCGCAACAAGAGCCTGTTTTACAGGGTGGTCTGTCTTTGCGTTGCCTGCGATAAGCGCTGCTGTACCAAGACCGGCTTCATTAGAGAAAATACCCCGTGAAACACCATTCTTGATCGCTTCAGATACTACAACACCGACAAATCCGCCAGTTGCTGCAACCGGATTGAAGGCATAGTAGAAGATTGTCTGGAATCCAGGGATGATCTGATCGTAGTTAACTGCAAGAATAATTAGTGACCCGCCAATATAAAGAACCGCCATGACTGGTACAAAGAATCCAGCAACAGTACTAATACGCTGAATGCCGCCAAAGATGATTAGAGCAGCCAGTACAGCAAGAATAACGCCTGTAATCCAATTATTAATCCCAAATGAAGTGTCCATAACAGCTGCAATGGTATTCGATTGAACACTGTTGCCGATTCCAAGTGCTGCAAATGCTCCGAAGATTGCAAATGCAACTGCAAGCCATTTGAATTTCTTGCCAAGACCGCGTTCTACATAATACATCGGTCCGCTGGAGTACTCGCCATTTGCGTTTTTCACTCGGTATTTCATTGCCAGCAAGGCTTCAGCATATTTGGTTGCCATTCCCAGCAGACCAACAATCCACATCCAGAAGATGGCCCCTGGTCCGCCAAGTGTAATCGCAGTGGCAACACCGGCGATATTACCATTGCCAATTGTTGCTGCGAGAGCTGTCATAAGCGCTTTAAAGTTACTGACATCGCCCTCATCATTAGATGCAGCCTGTCCTTCTTTGGTAAACCCTAATTTAAACGCATATATAAGCCTTCTGAATTGAAGGCCTTTCAGCATGAATGTTAAAAGAACACCAGTACCAAAAAGCAAAATCAAACTTGGTGTGCCCCAGAGCACCCCGTTAATTTTATTAAGCGTCTCAAGCATAAATTCCATCGCCTCCCATATGTTAACGCTTTCAATTGCTGTGAACAAACTATTATTATATGATTTTTTTGTGAACATGTCCTATTGTAAAATTATCTGAATATAACTTCAAGTCAAATAATAGAAGTAAAACTATTAGCAATTTTATAAAAAAGGAGATACCGTGCGAATTATGTCGAATGGCTTGATGACTTTGGTAGAGCGCAGGGTTGGATTGAGGTATAATATAATAGGATAGAAAAAGTGAATTGGCGTTTAAAGGAGTTTTACGATTGGGTGATGATAAAATGGAAAAAGATCCGTTTAAGAGGGCATTTAGTGATCTAGAAGAATTGGTAGATAAGATCCGCGATGTCCTGGAATGCCCTGTTACAATAGAAGATGTTAACCATCGCCTGCTGGCCTACAGTACACATGATGACCAGACAGATACCGCGAGAATCGCAACGATTATCAGCAGAAAGGTTCCTGAAAAGGTGATCAATCGTTTATGGAAGGAACGTGTGATTCCGCAGCTGATGCAAAGCGGAGAACCTCTTAGAATCCCTGAAATAAAGGAAATCGGGCTGGGAAATCGGGTAGCCATTTCCATACGTAATCATAATGAAGTATTAGGCTACATATGGGCAGTCGAAGAAGAAGCCCTCTTAACAGAAAGCAAGCTGAACCTGCTAAAGCTTGCTGCACAGTCTGCAAGGACGGAGATGCTAAGATTAAACGCCCAAAAGAAAAAAAGAGCTGAGGGTTACCGGGATTTTTTCTGGGAACTGTTAACCGGCCATTTCCTTAGCCATGATGAAATCGCAGAAAGGTTCGAGGATTTAAGCATTAAACCGCCATCGCCGTTTGCAGTACTTGTCTTTAGGTTTAAAGATGAAGTTACCTCTAAAATAGAACAAAATATCATTTATCTGATCTCGACGAGCCAAAAGGTTCATATTACCTTTCATGCAGCGATGGGGAATGAATTTATTATTCTGGCTGCGCCGCCGGAACCTGCTCTTT is a genomic window containing:
- a CDS encoding sodium:alanine symporter family protein, yielding MEFMLETLNKINGVLWGTPSLILLFGTGVLLTFMLKGLQFRRLIYAFKLGFTKEGQAASNDEGDVSNFKALMTALAATIGNGNIAGVATAITLGGPGAIFWMWIVGLLGMATKYAEALLAMKYRVKNANGEYSSGPMYYVERGLGKKFKWLAVAFAIFGAFAALGIGNSVQSNTIAAVMDTSFGINNWITGVILAVLAALIIFGGIQRISTVAGFFVPVMAVLYIGGSLIILAVNYDQIIPGFQTIFYYAFNPVAATGGFVGVVVSEAIKNGVSRGIFSNEAGLGTAALIAGNAKTDHPVKQALVAMTGTFIVTIVVCTMTGLVLIMTGFWDTTGGLISGVAHDGSLDGGALTSAAFAHVLGTAGEYIVAFSVIFFGFSTIVGWYVYGEKCFEYLVGTKGIMGYRAIYIFATGIGAVANLTTVWAFADMANALMMIPNLIALVLLSKVVVKDTNEFFENHYKAANKQLKKAG
- a CDS encoding PucR family transcriptional regulator produces the protein MGDDKMEKDPFKRAFSDLEELVDKIRDVLECPVTIEDVNHRLLAYSTHDDQTDTARIATIISRKVPEKVINRLWKERVIPQLMQSGEPLRIPEIKEIGLGNRVAISIRNHNEVLGYIWAVEEEALLTESKLNLLKLAAQSARTEMLRLNAQKKKRAEGYRDFFWELLTGHFLSHDEIAERFEDLSIKPPSPFAVLVFRFKDEVTSKIEQNIIYLISTSQKVHITFHAAMGNEFIILAAPPEPALSENAFIEFIHFFIDQMKTRFSIDHINGATGTTYQHYEKVEKSYQEALQVLRLKEQFPEEIHHVYSYQQLGIFRYLDAILEKKRLEPYEHPAIEKLNKYDIEHRTNLLTTLEAFIDHDSNVNETAKKLHIHMNTLNYRLKRITDIGEVDLKNTNTKLSLYLELKIRRIEKKSPHL